A window of the Terriglobia bacterium genome harbors these coding sequences:
- a CDS encoding DUF86 domain-containing protein — protein sequence MSNDSILVRYVLECISRIEEDASEGRDAFFASRRIQDAVVRNLQIMSESVQRLSLEARNLTPEVDWRSLAAFRNVLVHGYLGLDMERIWKSVEEDVPDLKRSMVDLSDRIGGS from the coding sequence GTGAGCAACGATTCGATCCTGGTCCGTTACGTTCTGGAGTGCATCTCCCGGATCGAGGAGGATGCCTCCGAAGGCCGGGACGCCTTCTTCGCGTCGAGGAGAATCCAGGACGCCGTGGTCCGGAATCTGCAGATCATGAGCGAATCCGTGCAGCGGCTGTCCCTCGAGGCGAGGAATCTCACGCCGGAGGTCGATTGGCGTAGTCTCGCCGCGTTTCGAAACGTCCTCGTCCACGGATACCTCGGCCTCGACATGGAGAGGATCTGGAAGAGCGTGGAGGAAGACGTTCCGGACCTGAAGCGTTCCATGGTGGACTTGTCGGATCGGATCGGGGGATCGTAA
- a CDS encoding nucleotidyltransferase family protein, with amino-acid sequence MSTLDLMRQRRDEILRIAARHGARNVRVFGSVARNAERADSDVDLLIEAGPETTPWFPAGLIVDLEPVLGRHVDIVTDRGLNPLFRERILSEAVAL; translated from the coding sequence ATGAGCACGCTCGATCTCATGCGGCAGCGTCGCGACGAGATACTTCGCATCGCGGCCAGACACGGCGCGCGCAATGTGCGGGTCTTCGGTTCCGTCGCACGGAACGCCGAGCGCGCCGACAGCGACGTGGATCTCCTGATCGAAGCGGGTCCGGAGACGACCCCATGGTTCCCCGCGGGGCTGATCGTGGACCTCGAGCCGGTGCTCGGGCGCCACGTGGACATCGTGACCGACCGAGGGCTGAACCCGCTCTTTCGCGAGCGCATTCTGTCGGAGGCGGTGGCGCTGTGA